Proteins encoded within one genomic window of Flavobacterium sp. NG2:
- a CDS encoding OmpA family protein: protein MKKNILLYITIISVFSLNIYSQKARLAAADKKYDNFAYIDAIKTYERIAEKGYKSAEMFQKLGNAYYFNAQLENAAKWYGELFAMQTELQPEYYYRYSQSLKAIGDNKQADAMMEKFNQLSGDDKRAKLFKKNRNYLAEIKANSGRYKVEDAGINSKYSDYGTAVYLNKIVFSSARDTGSLGQRKHTWTNQYFTNLYMADLGEEMTPGAPSKFDKNINSKFHEATPAFTKDGKTMYFTRNNYLEGKKGKNGNDITLIKIYKATLENDKWAKIVEMPFNSDNYSTAHPALSPDEKTLYFASDMPGTLGLSDLFKVKINEDGTYGNPENLGNSINTPGRETFPFISEDNEIYFASDGHPGLGGLDVFVSKIFEDGTFNEVQNVGADINSPKDDFAYLIDSKSRRGFFTSNKDGGQGYDDIYKFLETKKLTCDQKLFGQITDIESKEALPNAKVSLFDKKFNEISSIMSDAKGNYSFMVECGKTYYVRAEKPEYNTNEANITVGKENGQTELNIALEKISCKVAVGDDLGKCFGIKMIYFDLDKSNIRHEAALDLEKILDVLKQYPNMKLDIRSHTDCRASFKYNEALSDRRAKSTIEWLVKNGVSSNRLTGKGYGEYQLVNHCADGVKCSEEEHQENRRSEFIITDL, encoded by the coding sequence TGCCTATTACTTTAATGCTCAGTTAGAGAATGCCGCTAAATGGTATGGTGAATTATTTGCTATGCAAACTGAGTTGCAACCTGAATACTATTATAGATATTCGCAATCGCTAAAAGCCATTGGGGATAACAAACAAGCTGATGCAATGATGGAAAAATTCAATCAATTATCAGGTGATGATAAACGGGCCAAGCTTTTTAAGAAAAATAGAAACTACCTTGCCGAAATAAAAGCAAACTCAGGAAGATATAAAGTTGAAGATGCAGGTATTAACTCCAAATATTCAGATTATGGTACTGCGGTTTATCTCAATAAAATCGTTTTTTCTTCTGCTAGAGATACGGGGAGTTTAGGGCAACGCAAACACACTTGGACTAATCAGTATTTCACTAATTTGTATATGGCTGATTTGGGCGAAGAAATGACTCCGGGTGCTCCTAGTAAATTTGATAAAAACATAAATTCTAAATTCCATGAAGCAACTCCTGCTTTTACTAAAGATGGGAAAACCATGTACTTTACTCGCAACAACTATCTCGAGGGGAAAAAAGGTAAAAATGGAAACGATATTACGTTAATTAAAATTTACAAGGCTACTTTAGAAAACGACAAATGGGCCAAAATTGTTGAAATGCCTTTTAATAGTGACAACTACTCTACTGCACACCCAGCTTTGAGTCCTGACGAAAAAACATTGTATTTTGCCTCAGACATGCCTGGTACCTTAGGATTATCAGATTTGTTTAAAGTCAAAATAAATGAGGATGGAACCTATGGAAATCCTGAAAATCTAGGAAACTCAATCAATACTCCGGGTAGAGAAACGTTTCCTTTTATTAGTGAAGATAACGAAATCTATTTCGCTTCAGATGGACATCCTGGCTTAGGAGGATTGGATGTATTTGTTTCTAAAATATTTGAAGATGGAACTTTCAATGAGGTTCAAAACGTAGGAGCCGATATCAATTCTCCCAAAGATGATTTTGCTTATCTAATCGATAGTAAATCTCGAAGAGGTTTTTTCACTTCTAATAAAGATGGCGGACAAGGATATGATGATATCTATAAATTCTTAGAAACTAAAAAATTAACTTGTGATCAAAAATTATTTGGACAGATTACAGACATAGAATCTAAAGAAGCCCTTCCTAATGCTAAGGTGAGTCTTTTTGATAAAAAATTCAACGAAATATCTTCCATAATGTCTGATGCCAAAGGAAACTATTCCTTTATGGTTGAATGTGGAAAAACATACTATGTAAGAGCCGAAAAACCAGAATACAATACCAATGAAGCAAATATAACGGTAGGTAAAGAAAATGGTCAAACCGAACTCAATATTGCTTTAGAAAAAATTAGCTGTAAAGTTGCTGTAGGTGATGATTTAGGAAAATGTTTTGGTATCAAAATGATTTATTTTGACCTTGACAAATCAAACATCAGACATGAAGCGGCTCTAGACCTCGAAAAAATCCTTGATGTATTAAAACAATATCCTAATATGAAACTTGATATTCGTTCACATACTGACTGTAGAGCTTCTTTCAAATACAACGAAGCCTTATCGGACAGAAGAGCCAAATCAACCATCGAATGGCTGGTTAAAAATGGGGTAAGTTCTAATAGACTTACGGGTAAAGGATATGGGGAATACCAACTCGTAAACCATTGTGCTGACGGTGTGAAATGTTCTGAAGAAGAACACCAAGAAAACAGACGTAGTGAATTTATAATTACAGATTTGTAA
- a CDS encoding CAP domain-containing protein gives MKTNLLRLALLTIVIFTMNSCSSDKSEEASIEASNLTAKVVDYNYNELELATMVLINEYRVSQGLNPLEKINHMSFKSEQHDDYMIANKVVNHNDFVSRSENIIKVLGAKTVGENVAYNFKTAESVVAAWLNSPAHKENIVGNYTHFGIAIKSDPVTGKNYYTNIFAKI, from the coding sequence ATGAAAACAAACTTACTACGTCTTGCATTACTCACAATAGTAATCTTCACAATGAATTCTTGTTCTTCTGATAAATCTGAAGAAGCTTCAATTGAAGCTAGCAATCTTACAGCTAAAGTAGTTGACTACAATTATAATGAATTAGAATTAGCGACTATGGTATTAATTAATGAATACAGAGTTAGTCAAGGATTAAATCCATTAGAAAAAATTAATCATATGTCTTTCAAATCAGAGCAACATGATGATTATATGATTGCAAACAAAGTTGTAAATCATAATGATTTTGTTTCACGTTCAGAAAATATCATCAAGGTATTAGGAGCTAAAACTGTAGGTGAGAATGTTGCTTATAACTTCAAAACGGCAGAATCAGTAGTTGCAGCCTGGTTGAATAGTCCAGCACACAAAGAAAATATAGTTGGTAATTACACTCACTTTGGAATTGCTATAAAATCAGATCCAGTAACGGGTAAAAATTACTATACTAATATCTTTGCTAAGATTTAA
- a CDS encoding CAP domain-containing protein has translation MSSLAYVITSCSTNALNDTEVLFNDENTLQRNIIYNYTQTELETLNVINEYRKSLGLTTLQKINYISTKSAEHDDYMISMNVVSHDNFIVRSEDIKNVLGAETVAENIAWNFNSAESVVAAWLKSESHKKKIMGNFTHFGIAIKADPTTGKNYITNIFAKIN, from the coding sequence ATGAGTTCGCTAGCTTACGTAATAACCTCTTGTTCAACTAATGCTTTAAACGATACCGAAGTATTATTTAATGATGAAAATACTCTTCAGAGAAATATAATTTATAATTATACTCAAACGGAACTGGAAACATTAAATGTAATTAATGAATACAGGAAAAGTTTAGGATTAACTACCTTACAAAAAATAAATTATATATCGACTAAATCAGCTGAACATGATGATTATATGATTTCTATGAATGTTGTAAGTCATGATAATTTCATTGTTCGTTCTGAGGATATAAAGAATGTTCTTGGGGCTGAAACTGTGGCTGAAAATATTGCTTGGAATTTTAATTCTGCAGAATCAGTAGTAGCTGCTTGGTTAAAAAGTGAAAGTCATAAAAAGAAGATCATGGGAAATTTTACTCACTTTGGAATTGCTATTAAAGCAGATCCAACGACAGGGAAAAATTATATTACTAATATTTTTGCAAAGATTAATTAG